One window of Novosphingobium sp. 9U genomic DNA carries:
- a CDS encoding M10 family metallopeptidase C-terminal domain-containing protein gives MKKALKITLLSTGGTTAAILLLIGLKLGSTAPPTTVLEPAVQGAPVGGDTGGVVLRATSAPVTLPDLVYFGAAWQMLNKQVGAPPLVLGAGYTNARVERTGDGLFFAGIVDRLDREGNVSDVVLAFGGAQAAGDFIQGEALAHGRVLAEPKWAAVLLERIWQDPRYAHARIHVTGHSLGAGYAIFAGMDAVARHGKDAVASRLSIVAFGVPNWAPQSARYFRLSPRALDAVFTGYTALNDPVITNGGTDRVGISNFLPPLTGPTGFSSMFNVVAAHWPTAYMTSLGLPDWLTPGQKAASIARVSKLFITGAGEDTKYGPPGSLPLVVEGSARDDAITGGSGDDWIAGHGGRDRLRGGGGNDRFVFLRPTDSRPGADTADQILDFGPGDRIDLSRMDADATKEGRQPFTPVSSRVFTPPGQVTTWSDGATTWIAGNVDRDPAADFLIEVTGLRRLTMADFVLVPQPGDERLQPYIDGKAAILRPN, from the coding sequence GTGAAGAAAGCGCTCAAGATAACGCTGCTTTCGACTGGCGGAACCACCGCCGCGATCCTGCTGCTGATCGGGTTGAAGTTAGGCAGCACGGCGCCACCGACCACCGTGCTCGAGCCTGCGGTTCAAGGCGCGCCTGTCGGTGGCGATACCGGCGGAGTGGTTCTCCGGGCAACTTCGGCTCCGGTCACCTTGCCGGACCTCGTGTACTTTGGCGCCGCTTGGCAGATGTTGAACAAGCAGGTCGGAGCGCCGCCGCTCGTGCTCGGCGCCGGCTACACCAACGCAAGGGTCGAGCGGACGGGCGACGGGCTGTTCTTCGCGGGGATCGTTGATCGGCTCGACCGGGAAGGCAATGTTAGCGACGTGGTTCTCGCCTTTGGCGGCGCACAAGCGGCGGGAGACTTCATCCAGGGCGAGGCCCTCGCCCATGGCCGCGTTCTGGCAGAGCCGAAATGGGCCGCCGTGTTGCTGGAGAGGATCTGGCAGGATCCACGCTATGCCCATGCCCGCATCCATGTGACCGGCCACTCGCTGGGCGCCGGCTACGCGATCTTCGCGGGGATGGACGCGGTCGCCAGGCACGGAAAGGACGCAGTCGCTTCGCGGCTCAGCATCGTTGCGTTCGGAGTGCCCAACTGGGCGCCGCAGTCGGCACGGTATTTCCGCCTCAGCCCTCGTGCCCTCGATGCCGTGTTCACCGGCTATACGGCGCTGAACGACCCGGTCATCACCAACGGCGGCACCGATCGCGTCGGCATTTCCAACTTCCTGCCGCCGCTCACCGGCCCTACGGGCTTCAGCTCGATGTTCAACGTCGTCGCGGCGCACTGGCCGACGGCCTACATGACAAGCCTGGGCTTACCCGACTGGCTCACGCCGGGCCAGAAGGCAGCGAGCATCGCCAGGGTGAGCAAGCTGTTCATCACCGGCGCCGGCGAGGACACGAAGTACGGCCCGCCCGGCAGCTTGCCACTGGTGGTAGAGGGAAGTGCCCGCGACGATGCGATTACCGGCGGATCGGGAGACGACTGGATCGCCGGACACGGCGGACGCGATCGCCTGCGGGGTGGCGGAGGAAACGACCGCTTCGTGTTCCTGAGGCCGACCGACAGCCGCCCTGGCGCGGACACGGCAGACCAGATCCTGGATTTCGGTCCAGGCGACCGCATCGATCTCTCGCGCATGGATGCCGACGCGACCAAGGAGGGCCGCCAGCCATTCACGCCGGTTTCCTCGCGCGTTTTCACCCCGCCGGGACAAGTCACCACGTGGTCGGACGGTGCAACGACGTGGATCGCCGGCAACGTGGATCGCGACCCCGCTGCAGACTTCCTCATCGAGGTGACGGGGCTGAGGCGCCTGACGATGGCGGACTTCGTGCTGGTGCCGCAGCCGGGCGACGAAAGGCTGCAGCCCTACATCGATGGCAAGGCTGCGATCCTGCGGCCAAACTGA
- a CDS encoding DNA gyrase inhibitor YacG, with protein MSRTDRPCPICRKPRVAEHSPFCSTRCRDRDLLQWLDEGYAVPGRAAPPKDAEEE; from the coding sequence ATGAGTCGCACCGATCGCCCCTGCCCCATCTGCCGCAAGCCCCGCGTGGCCGAACACAGCCCCTTCTGCTCCACTCGCTGTCGCGACCGCGACCTGCTGCAGTGGCTCGACGAAGGCTACGCCGTGCCCGGCCGCGCTGCTCCGCCCAAGGATGCCGAGGAAGAATAA
- a CDS encoding ribonuclease translates to MPEWLVEQGIGEDRAILVEGGLVDSGEILAARLQRHDGLHAGLIADAKLIARARGARRGTVLFDTGEEALVDGLPPDAREGAPVRVQVTRARLAEKGRYKRAQARPTDARPRAAPALADGLRATGLPVRTVRRFPQDPWPELLNEVLDGTVAFPSGSLLLSPTPAMTLIDIDGTLPPPALARAAVPVIAGAIGRFDLAGSIGIDFPSLESREDRRALDQALADALATWPHQRTAMNGFGFVQLISRLERPSLLATVQGGPWRAGALLLLRRLEDESRPGSLLAQAHPRVIAAVEPEWRDEAVRRTGRAIAWQADPTLAPLGGFAQALAS, encoded by the coding sequence TTGCCTGAGTGGCTAGTCGAACAGGGCATCGGTGAGGATCGCGCGATCCTTGTCGAAGGCGGCCTTGTTGACAGCGGGGAGATCCTGGCCGCTCGCCTGCAGCGCCACGACGGCCTCCACGCCGGATTGATCGCCGACGCCAAGCTGATCGCGCGCGCGCGCGGTGCCCGTCGCGGCACTGTGCTGTTCGACACCGGCGAGGAAGCGCTCGTCGACGGCCTGCCGCCCGACGCCCGCGAGGGCGCGCCCGTGCGCGTCCAGGTCACGCGTGCGCGTCTGGCGGAGAAAGGGCGCTACAAGCGAGCCCAGGCGCGGCCCACCGATGCGCGCCCGCGTGCCGCCCCTGCCCTGGCTGATGGCTTGCGCGCAACAGGACTGCCGGTGCGCACCGTTCGCCGCTTCCCGCAAGACCCCTGGCCCGAGTTGCTGAACGAAGTGTTGGACGGCACCGTAGCTTTCCCCAGCGGCAGCCTGCTCCTCAGCCCCACACCGGCAATGACGCTGATCGACATCGACGGCACCTTGCCTCCGCCTGCCCTAGCGCGCGCGGCGGTCCCGGTGATTGCCGGCGCCATCGGCCGCTTCGATCTTGCCGGATCGATCGGCATCGACTTTCCCAGCCTGGAGAGCCGAGAGGACCGGCGCGCGCTCGACCAGGCGCTGGCCGATGCGCTGGCAACCTGGCCACACCAGCGCACGGCGATGAACGGGTTCGGCTTCGTGCAACTTATCTCGCGGTTGGAGCGCCCCTCGCTACTCGCCACCGTGCAAGGAGGTCCGTGGCGCGCCGGCGCGCTTCTGCTGCTGCGTCGGCTGGAGGACGAGAGCCGCCCCGGCAGCCTCCTTGCGCAAGCCCACCCGCGTGTGATCGCCGCAGTCGAACCGGAGTGGCGCGATGAGGCGGTACGCCGCACCGGCCGCGCCATCGCCTGGCAAGCCGACCCCACGCTTGCACCGCTCGGCGGCTTCGCGCAGGCACTGGCATCATGA
- a CDS encoding nucleoside triphosphate pyrophosphatase has product MPRLILASASPRRRELLGRLGLAADIVAAADIDETPATREEPRVYARRMAREKAAAVPSEDACVLAGDTVVAVGRRILPKAEDEATARKCLELLSGRRHRVLSAVALRSPDGKVRERLSETAVRFKQLSAAEIAAYLAGGEWEGKAGGYAIQGAAEGLIAWISGSHSGVVGLPLFETRALLRAAGFAIA; this is encoded by the coding sequence ATGCCTCGCCTGATCCTCGCCTCGGCCAGCCCGCGGCGGCGTGAACTGCTGGGTCGCCTCGGCCTGGCCGCCGACATCGTGGCTGCCGCCGACATCGACGAGACACCGGCGACGCGCGAGGAGCCACGCGTTTACGCGCGGCGCATGGCGCGCGAGAAGGCGGCCGCGGTGCCGAGCGAGGACGCCTGCGTGCTCGCGGGCGACACGGTGGTCGCCGTTGGCCGACGCATCCTGCCCAAGGCCGAGGATGAGGCGACCGCGCGAAAATGCCTGGAACTACTCTCCGGGCGCCGCCACCGCGTGCTTTCGGCCGTAGCCTTGCGCTCGCCCGACGGCAAAGTGCGTGAGCGCCTGTCCGAAACAGCAGTGCGCTTCAAGCAGCTCAGCGCCGCGGAGATCGCTGCGTACCTTGCCGGCGGCGAGTGGGAGGGCAAGGCAGGCGGCTACGCCATCCAGGGCGCGGCCGAAGGGCTGATCGCGTGGATCTCGGGCAGCCACTCGGGCGTGGTCGGCCTGCCGCTGTTCGAGACGCGCGCCCTGCTGCGTGCCGCCGGGTTCGCGATTGCCTGA
- the infA gene encoding translation initiation factor IF-1 gives MAKEELLEMRGKVVELLPNAMFRVELENGHEVLGHTAGKMRKNRIRVLVGDEVLCELTPYDLTKARITYRFMPGRGGPGPGAY, from the coding sequence ATGGCGAAAGAAGAACTCCTCGAGATGCGCGGCAAGGTAGTCGAGCTGCTGCCTAACGCGATGTTCCGGGTGGAGCTGGAAAACGGCCACGAAGTGCTTGGTCACACCGCCGGCAAGATGCGCAAGAACCGCATTCGCGTGCTGGTCGGCGACGAGGTCCTGTGCGAGCTGACACCTTACGACCTCACCAAGGCGCGCATCACCTATCGATTTATGCCCGGCCGAGGTGGTCCCGGACCTGGCGCTTACTAG
- a CDS encoding SDR family NAD(P)-dependent oxidoreductase, whose amino-acid sequence MSQREMRFDDDVVIVTGAGRGLGREHALGFAVRGAAVVVNDPGIEEGAEHGVAQTVVDEIVAKGGRAVADRNSVATRAGAEAIVQAALGAFGKVTVLVNNAGIISFAPLPQIRDEDWRAMQAVTLDGTFHMCAAVWSHMAQQGYGRIVNTTSNAGFAGNETLVAYGAAKLGVAGLTKCLAQEVAGTGITVNAVAPMAVTRMNRDAFFDGKEASGNDWQADIRGGRVPMGPPAAVTPTVLWLAHRDTTINGEVFSSSSGKVARVGFVVGEGWFDPDHGPEDLAAHADQIRKLGDYLDPTSTSDELAAIPPLFAQA is encoded by the coding sequence GTGAGCCAACGCGAAATGCGCTTCGACGACGATGTCGTGATCGTAACCGGGGCCGGTCGCGGTCTCGGCCGCGAACACGCGCTCGGCTTCGCAGTGCGCGGAGCGGCGGTGGTCGTCAACGATCCCGGCATCGAGGAAGGTGCCGAACATGGCGTCGCCCAGACGGTCGTCGACGAGATCGTCGCGAAGGGTGGTCGCGCCGTGGCCGACCGCAACTCGGTCGCAACCCGCGCCGGCGCGGAGGCGATCGTGCAAGCCGCGCTCGGCGCGTTTGGCAAGGTCACGGTGCTGGTCAACAATGCTGGCATCATCAGCTTCGCGCCGCTGCCGCAGATCCGCGACGAGGACTGGCGCGCCATGCAGGCGGTGACGCTCGATGGCACCTTCCACATGTGTGCCGCCGTCTGGTCCCATATGGCGCAGCAAGGATACGGCCGCATAGTCAACACGACCTCGAACGCCGGGTTCGCCGGCAACGAGACGCTGGTCGCCTATGGCGCTGCCAAGCTGGGCGTCGCTGGCCTGACGAAGTGCCTGGCACAAGAAGTCGCGGGCACCGGCATTACCGTGAACGCGGTCGCTCCGATGGCGGTCACGCGCATGAACCGCGACGCCTTCTTCGACGGCAAGGAGGCAAGCGGCAACGACTGGCAGGCCGATATCCGCGGCGGTCGCGTGCCGATGGGACCGCCTGCGGCCGTCACTCCGACCGTTCTCTGGCTCGCCCATCGGGATACGACCATCAACGGCGAGGTCTTCTCCAGCTCCTCCGGCAAGGTCGCGAGAGTGGGGTTTGTGGTTGGCGAGGGATGGTTCGACCCTGACCATGGTCCCGAGGACCTTGCCGCCCACGCCGATCAGATCCGCAAGCTCGGCGACTACCTCGACCCGACCAGCACCTCGGATGAACTCGCGGCCATTCCGCCCCTCTTCGCACAGGCCTGA
- a CDS encoding thiolase family protein, giving the protein MREAAIISTARTGVAKAFKGAFNNTDAPEFMGHVMNEAIRRADIDPARIDDVLVGVGTQWGTQGSNLARTASFAAGLPLTIPGTTLDRKCGSGLTTLALAARSIMANDIDVALTGGAESITHTRNAHAPTYRGQPQVVIDQQPHAYMAMIETAEIVAERYGISREAQDEIAALSHQRAADATAAGRLADEIAPITVTKNVIAKDGSVTGTETVTLAADEGIRGETTAEGLAKLKPVWKDGQIIKEGRFITAGNASQLSDGAAAQILMDRATAEAEGKDILGIFRGFQAAGCGPEEMGIGPVFAVPKLLDRAGLKVSDIDLWEINEAFASQYLYCRDTLGIDPEKINVNGGAIALGHPFGMSGARMTGSVLLEARRRGARYAVVSMCIAGGMGAAGLFEIPQ; this is encoded by the coding sequence ATGCGTGAAGCCGCTATCATCTCCACCGCCCGCACCGGCGTCGCCAAGGCATTCAAGGGCGCGTTCAACAACACTGATGCGCCCGAGTTCATGGGCCACGTGATGAACGAGGCGATCCGCCGCGCGGATATCGACCCTGCCCGCATCGACGACGTGCTGGTCGGCGTCGGCACCCAATGGGGTACCCAGGGCAGCAATCTCGCCCGGACCGCCAGCTTCGCCGCGGGCCTGCCGCTGACTATTCCGGGCACCACGCTCGATCGCAAGTGCGGTTCGGGCCTGACCACCCTCGCCCTTGCTGCGCGCAGCATCATGGCGAACGATATCGACGTCGCGCTGACCGGCGGTGCGGAGTCGATCACGCACACCCGCAACGCGCATGCGCCGACTTACCGCGGCCAGCCCCAGGTCGTGATCGACCAGCAGCCGCACGCCTACATGGCGATGATCGAAACCGCGGAGATTGTCGCCGAGCGCTACGGCATCAGCCGCGAAGCGCAGGATGAGATCGCAGCGTTGAGCCACCAGCGCGCGGCTGATGCTACGGCAGCCGGTCGCCTCGCCGACGAAATCGCGCCCATCACCGTCACCAAGAACGTGATCGCCAAGGACGGTAGCGTCACCGGCACGGAAACCGTGACGCTCGCGGCCGACGAGGGCATCCGCGGCGAAACCACCGCCGAGGGCCTCGCGAAGCTCAAGCCGGTGTGGAAGGACGGCCAGATCATCAAGGAAGGCCGCTTCATCACGGCTGGCAACGCGAGCCAGCTATCGGATGGCGCTGCCGCGCAGATCCTGATGGATCGCGCCACCGCCGAGGCCGAAGGCAAGGACATCCTCGGCATCTTCCGCGGTTTCCAGGCTGCTGGCTGCGGGCCCGAGGAGATGGGCATCGGCCCGGTCTTCGCCGTTCCCAAGTTGCTGGACCGCGCCGGTCTGAAGGTCTCCGACATCGACCTTTGGGAGATCAACGAGGCCTTCGCCAGTCAGTACCTCTACTGCCGCGACACGCTCGGCATCGATCCGGAGAAGATCAATGTGAACGGCGGCGCAATTGCGCTTGGCCATCCCTTCGGCATGTCGGGCGCCCGGATGACCGGCAGCGTCCTACTCGAGGCGCGGCGTCGCGGCGCGCGCTATGCTGTAGTGTCGATGTGCATCGCCGGCGGCATGGGTGCGGCGGGCCTGTTCGAGATCCCGCAGTGA
- a CDS encoding alpha/beta fold hydrolase has product MTDTPIPGRLRFIDIQGSRRAVLEWGEPGAPIVLLQHGMRDHAHSWDWVGAHLSDHYHVFAPDMRGHGDSDWMRDGNYGLPQYVLDLAQIVDTLSSEPIKIVGHSLGGHIVLRYAASFPERVESQLLIECIELPLVRDERASPTPYPQRVRKWIGDEAKRQTVSKRYYPDLQTAQERMAAANPGIDAATVAHLTRYGVIQDPVHGYRWKYDLACRLRPPEDQSGTGLDQILDAVACPTLLAYGDDSWIPRPPAERLARLRQHRLVRFADASHWLHHQRREAFCALVDTFLADPVGTITNERLVHA; this is encoded by the coding sequence GTGACCGACACTCCGATCCCTGGCCGCCTCCGCTTTATCGACATCCAGGGCAGCCGGCGCGCAGTCCTCGAGTGGGGCGAGCCGGGCGCGCCGATCGTCCTGCTCCAGCACGGCATGCGCGACCACGCGCACAGCTGGGATTGGGTCGGCGCGCATCTTTCGGACCACTACCACGTCTTCGCACCCGACATGCGCGGCCATGGCGACAGCGACTGGATGCGCGACGGCAACTACGGCTTGCCCCAGTATGTGCTGGATCTCGCGCAGATCGTCGACACCCTGTCGTCCGAGCCGATCAAGATCGTCGGCCACTCGCTCGGCGGCCACATCGTCCTGCGTTACGCAGCCAGCTTCCCCGAACGGGTCGAGAGCCAGTTGCTGATCGAGTGCATCGAATTGCCCCTGGTCCGCGACGAGCGCGCCAGCCCGACGCCCTATCCGCAGCGCGTGCGCAAGTGGATCGGCGACGAGGCCAAGCGCCAGACGGTCTCGAAGCGCTATTACCCGGACCTCCAGACTGCGCAGGAGCGGATGGCGGCGGCCAACCCCGGCATCGATGCCGCTACCGTCGCTCACCTCACCCGTTACGGGGTGATTCAGGATCCGGTGCACGGCTACCGCTGGAAGTACGATCTCGCCTGCCGCTTGCGTCCACCCGAGGACCAAAGCGGCACCGGCCTGGACCAGATCCTCGATGCCGTCGCATGCCCCACGCTGCTCGCCTACGGGGACGACAGCTGGATCCCGCGCCCTCCGGCCGAGCGGCTCGCGCGCCTGCGCCAGCACCGCCTCGTCCGCTTCGCCGACGCCAGCCACTGGCTCCACCACCAACGCCGAGAGGCTTTCTGTGCGCTGGTGGACACCTTCCTCGCCGACCCGGTCGGCACGATCACCAACGAAAGACTAGTTCATGCGTGA
- a CDS encoding class I adenylate-forming enzyme family protein, producing the protein MFNRATALFERAGDCSDKPAMIFTDRAITFAELAREVLLMAGMLARHGVREGSHVGILLPSSPQFVIVQQALFALGAAVTPLNTLYRAGEIAHAAQSCDLAFLITTAELAEPLDAVALHAAVILVGPDSGNDEPLAALADVDPAAPAMHLLTSATTGRAKGVALTGANLAANYDRTPAWLGLSQDDVILCALPLYNTFGLNQCINAMLVTGATMVLLDRFDAAACLAAIERHRCTFLPAVPTMLQKVFDHPDARTASLQSLRLIMTGGAPVPSALLKRILSAAPDVEVLTGYGLTEATALVTLTQVRLDADGEIERGRTIGRVLDGMELAIHDDTGLEVPAGQTGEIVVRGPNLMAGYYRSPVDTHEALRDGWLRTGDIGLIDPEGYAYIVDRKKDVIIRGGQNIYPIEIEEVLYQAPGVAEVAVVARGDAMLGEVPVGFVALADGCSTSAGALIAHCQEQLARFKVPAAIEILPQLPKGPTGKILRRALRDQFEGATA; encoded by the coding sequence GTGTTTAATCGCGCCACCGCCCTGTTCGAGCGTGCCGGCGACTGCTCCGACAAACCAGCGATGATCTTCACGGATCGGGCAATCACCTTTGCCGAACTGGCGCGCGAAGTGCTGCTGATGGCCGGCATGCTTGCCCGCCATGGCGTACGCGAAGGCAGTCACGTCGGCATCCTGCTTCCGTCGTCACCTCAGTTCGTGATCGTGCAGCAAGCGCTGTTCGCACTCGGCGCGGCGGTGACGCCGCTCAACACCCTCTATCGTGCCGGCGAGATCGCGCATGCGGCTCAGAGTTGCGATCTGGCGTTCCTGATCACCACGGCAGAACTGGCCGAGCCTCTCGACGCGGTGGCGCTTCATGCCGCGGTAATCCTCGTCGGCCCTGATAGCGGCAACGACGAGCCGCTTGCCGCACTGGCTGACGTCGATCCCGCCGCGCCGGCCATGCACTTGCTGACGAGCGCGACGACTGGCAGGGCCAAGGGCGTCGCGCTGACCGGGGCTAACCTCGCCGCCAACTACGACCGCACACCGGCTTGGCTTGGGCTCAGCCAGGACGATGTGATCCTCTGCGCGCTGCCGCTCTACAACACCTTCGGTCTCAACCAGTGCATCAATGCCATGCTGGTGACCGGTGCCACGATGGTGCTGCTGGACAGGTTCGACGCCGCCGCCTGCCTCGCCGCAATCGAGCGGCACCGCTGCACCTTCTTGCCTGCGGTGCCGACGATGCTGCAGAAGGTCTTCGATCATCCCGACGCGCGCACCGCCTCGCTGCAAAGCCTGCGGCTGATCATGACCGGCGGCGCGCCGGTGCCCTCCGCCCTACTCAAGCGCATCCTGAGCGCGGCTCCTGATGTGGAGGTCCTGACCGGCTACGGCCTCACCGAGGCGACGGCGCTAGTCACGCTCACGCAAGTGCGGCTGGATGCCGATGGCGAGATCGAGCGGGGCCGGACCATCGGCCGGGTCTTGGATGGCATGGAACTCGCCATCCACGACGATACTGGCCTGGAGGTCCCAGCCGGTCAGACCGGCGAGATCGTCGTGCGCGGCCCCAATCTGATGGCGGGCTACTACCGCTCGCCGGTCGACACCCACGAGGCACTGCGCGACGGCTGGCTGCGCACCGGCGACATCGGCCTGATCGATCCCGAGGGCTATGCCTACATCGTCGACCGCAAGAAGGACGTTATCATACGCGGCGGCCAGAACATCTACCCGATCGAGATCGAGGAAGTGCTCTACCAGGCGCCTGGCGTGGCCGAGGTCGCGGTAGTGGCGCGCGGCGACGCTATGTTGGGCGAAGTGCCTGTGGGCTTCGTGGCGCTCGCCGATGGCTGCTCCACCAGCGCGGGGGCCCTGATCGCGCACTGTCAGGAACAGCTCGCCCGCTTCAAGGTGCCGGCTGCGATCGAGATCCTGCCGCAGCTGCCCAAGGGTCCCACCGGCAAGATCCTGCGCCGCGCGCTGCGCGATCAGTTCGAGGGGGCGACGGCGTGA
- a CDS encoding amidohydrolase, with protein sequence MGLDVTGKFRYPPPRADWLSQRVEEVIDPALPIIDPHHHLWEEHGEPYLLDELCADASDGHDVRATVAVQAHYAYRQHGPASLAPVGETEAFMAVRAAARAGGCATRIAEGIVAHADLTLGELVNDVLEAHFDVASDALCGIRHSVSRDELFPNGIVLRPAPAGLLADAAYRQGLQALERQGLVYDAMLYHAQIPELTQMAQALPGLTIVLDHIGCILGVGPYEGREAELLTTWRKDMAALAQCPNVHVKVGGFGMIVCGPTWHERPLPPTSEELAEAWRPYVETCIELFGAQRCMFESNFPVDKAMYSYRTLWNAFKRLTGALTESERADLFAGTALRTYGLGPQLLAEGSLTAAKADARV encoded by the coding sequence ATGGGTTTGGATGTGACCGGCAAGTTCCGGTACCCGCCACCACGAGCAGACTGGCTGTCGCAGCGCGTCGAGGAGGTCATCGACCCGGCGCTGCCGATCATCGATCCGCATCATCACTTGTGGGAAGAGCACGGCGAGCCGTACTTGCTCGACGAATTGTGCGCGGACGCCAGCGACGGGCATGACGTTCGCGCCACTGTCGCGGTTCAGGCACACTATGCCTATCGCCAACATGGCCCCGCCAGCCTCGCTCCCGTGGGTGAAACCGAGGCCTTCATGGCGGTCCGCGCCGCCGCACGCGCGGGTGGATGCGCGACGCGTATTGCCGAGGGCATCGTTGCGCATGCCGACCTCACCTTGGGCGAACTGGTCAATGACGTGCTGGAAGCGCATTTCGATGTCGCAAGCGATGCATTGTGCGGCATCCGCCACTCGGTGTCGCGCGACGAGCTGTTCCCCAACGGCATCGTCCTGCGCCCTGCGCCGGCAGGTCTGCTTGCGGATGCAGCTTACCGTCAGGGCTTGCAGGCCCTGGAACGGCAAGGCCTCGTCTACGACGCCATGCTCTATCACGCGCAGATTCCCGAACTCACACAAATGGCGCAAGCGCTGCCCGGGCTGACGATCGTGCTCGACCACATCGGCTGCATTCTCGGCGTCGGACCATACGAGGGACGCGAGGCGGAACTGCTCACCACGTGGCGCAAGGACATGGCGGCGCTCGCGCAATGCCCGAACGTGCACGTGAAGGTCGGCGGCTTCGGCATGATCGTGTGCGGCCCGACATGGCATGAGCGCCCGCTGCCGCCCACCTCCGAAGAGCTTGCCGAAGCTTGGCGGCCTTATGTCGAGACCTGCATCGAGCTGTTCGGTGCGCAGCGCTGCATGTTCGAGAGCAACTTCCCGGTCGACAAGGCGATGTACTCGTATCGAACCCTGTGGAACGCGTTCAAGCGCCTGACCGGGGCATTGACGGAAAGCGAGCGCGCTGACCTTTTCGCAGGTACCGCGCTGCGTACTTACGGTCTTGGCCCTCAGTTGCTCGCGGAAGGCAGCCTCACAGCGGCGAAGGCTGACGCACGTGTTTAA
- a CDS encoding 3-ketoacyl-CoA thiolase, with protein MALKKVAVVATAQTELRPAWRDAQHIDLISSVVTSVFKGSGFSIDDVDFVIDSGSDVLDGRSISNCGFLGALGAHHKEEARVEEDGIYSALYGVNKIRSGAASLGLIVAYSKPSESIVDNYWVSQVDPYYQRPVGFSQRAASGIQAQRYLAASGLSERQIAEIVAKRWEAAQANGGVQIDSLPDVDAVLGSSECAAPLTDLMMARPLDGAVAILIASEDLARRSGGNPVFVTGMGSGTDSHSFADRDTSRLRSLESAAAMAARASGWSAKEADIAEISASSVVGELLAIEGLGLAESGKGLDQAFDGKVAVNRSGGALPADPIMATGLVRMVEAVRQLREPQLYGGGNPQRAVVHGAIGVGMQGNCVFNLEV; from the coding sequence ATGGCGCTAAAGAAGGTGGCGGTCGTAGCGACTGCCCAGACCGAATTGCGGCCTGCCTGGCGGGACGCACAGCATATCGACCTAATCTCGTCGGTCGTCACTTCCGTGTTCAAGGGATCGGGTTTCTCGATCGACGACGTCGACTTCGTGATCGACTCCGGGAGCGACGTGCTCGACGGCCGCTCAATCTCGAACTGCGGCTTTTTGGGTGCGCTCGGTGCGCACCACAAGGAAGAGGCGCGCGTCGAAGAAGACGGCATCTATTCGGCGCTCTACGGCGTCAACAAGATCCGCTCGGGCGCCGCTTCGCTGGGTCTCATCGTGGCCTACTCGAAGCCCTCGGAATCGATCGTCGACAACTACTGGGTCTCGCAGGTCGATCCTTATTACCAGCGGCCGGTCGGCTTCAGCCAGCGTGCCGCCAGCGGCATCCAGGCCCAGCGCTACCTCGCTGCGAGCGGCTTGTCGGAGCGCCAGATCGCCGAGATCGTTGCCAAGCGGTGGGAAGCTGCACAGGCGAACGGCGGCGTTCAGATCGACAGCCTGCCCGATGTTGACGCGGTGCTCGGTTCGTCCGAGTGCGCAGCGCCGCTCACCGACCTGATGATGGCGCGACCCCTCGATGGCGCTGTCGCCATCCTGATCGCCAGCGAAGACCTGGCGCGCCGCAGTGGCGGCAATCCGGTGTTCGTCACCGGCATGGGTTCGGGCACTGACAGCCACTCTTTTGCAGATCGCGATACCTCGCGATTGCGTTCGCTAGAGAGCGCAGCGGCCATGGCGGCTCGCGCATCGGGCTGGTCGGCGAAGGAAGCTGATATTGCCGAGATCAGCGCTTCGTCGGTCGTCGGCGAACTACTCGCGATCGAAGGCCTTGGTCTCGCCGAAAGCGGCAAGGGCCTTGATCAGGCCTTCGACGGCAAGGTCGCGGTGAACCGCTCGGGCGGCGCACTCCCTGCCGATCCGATCATGGCGACGGGCCTCGTGCGCATGGTGGAAGCGGTGCGCCAACTGCGCGAGCCGCAGCTCTACGGTGGCGGCAACCCGCAGCGGGCCGTCGTTCACGGCGCCATCGGCGTCGGCATGCAGGGCAACTGCGTCTTCAATCTCGAGGTTTGA